A genomic window from Phyllopteryx taeniolatus isolate TA_2022b chromosome 2, UOR_Ptae_1.2, whole genome shotgun sequence includes:
- the LOC133468990 gene encoding zinc finger protein 771-like: MCAKLVKDEECEEELCRAQDDKGRQGRLLCEQPPRDVGEEDQQESPHSIKKEEAPETPHIKDEEQEDQISKFPLTGVALKDEDDDGDRWGGSQSEDLSAPLSDSDDVPSHSDDDEEEHSKDVCEGALRPEQQEPESPRVEAEEEQDDIGKFPLTVIVKSEDDDEEEGDGDHCGGDSLIAPLSDSDNITPHSSHDDDDDDDDEHATDDMTCDTDKTFFHKSSLSAHTRAHTGEKPFACSDCGKTFSVKKHLKVHSRTHTGEKPFACSVCGKRFTQKGHLQTHTRTHTGEKPFTCSVCSNSFSAKGQLISHRRTHTGEKPFACSVCGKRFTQRRTLTTHTKTHTGEKTFACSVCNLSFGERSKLVAHTSTHTAEKPFCCSVCGKGFTRKCSLTTHTRTHTGEKPFSCIACEKRFHEKRELKRHKCEGVKSSRQ; this comes from the exons ATGTGCGCCAAGCTTGTGAAAGACGAAGAGtgcgaggaggaactttgtcgcGCGCAAGACGACAAAGGGCGACAAGGTCGACTGCTTTGCGAGCAGCCGCCGCGTG ACGTCGGCGAAGAAGATCAGCAGGAGTCCCCGCACAGCATCAAAAAGGAGGAGGCGCCAGAGACGCCACACATTAAAGACGAAGAGCAGGAGGATCAAATCAGCAAGTTTCCCTTGACTGGTGTCGCTTTGAAGGATGAAGACGACGACGGAGACCGCTGGGGAGGATCCCAATCCGAAGACCTCTCGGCTCCGctgtcagatagtgacgacGTACCGTCGCACTCTGATGATGACGAGGAAGAACACTCCAAAG ACGTCTGCGAAGGAGCTCTCCGTCCTGAGCAGCAGGAGCCAGAGTCCCCCCGCGTCGAAGCGGAAGAGGAGCAGGACGATATCGGCAAGTTTCCATTGACTGTCATTGTGAAGAGcgaagatgatgatgaagaagaaggtgatggagaccactgtggaggagaCAGCCTCATAGCGCCACTATCAGATAGCGACAACATAACGCCACACTCgtctcatgatgatgatgatgatgatgatgatgaacatgCAACAGATGATATGACATGTGACACTGACAAGACGTTTTTCCACAAGTCGTCCTTGAGCGCACACACAAGAgcgcacactggagaaaaaccttttgcttgctcagattgtggtaaaACCTTCTCTgtaaagaaacatttaaaagtgcactcaagaacacacacaggagagaaaccttttgcctgctcagtttgcggaaaaagattcactcagaagggacatTTACAGacgcacacacgaacacacactggagaaaaaccatttacctgctcagtttgcagtaACAGTTTCTCTGCAAAAGGACAATTAATATCACACAGAAGAACACACACCGGAGAGAAACCTTtcgcctgctcagtttgcggtaaaagattcactcaaaGACGCActttaacaacacacacaaaaacacacactggggagaaaacTTTTGCCTGTTCAGTGTGCAACTTAAGTTTTGGCGAACGCTCCAAATTGgtcgcacacacaagcacacacactgcGGAAAAACCTTTttgctgctcagtttgcggGAAAGGATTCACTCGAAAATGCTctttaacaacacacacaagaacacacactggggagaaaccattCAGCTGCATTGCGTGCGAGAAACGATTCCATGAAAAGCGTGAGCTGAAGAGACACAAGTGTGAAGGTGTGAAGAGCAGCCGTCAATGA